A window from Ovis canadensis isolate MfBH-ARS-UI-01 breed Bighorn chromosome 4, ARS-UI_OviCan_v2, whole genome shotgun sequence encodes these proteins:
- the PURB gene encoding transcriptional regulator protein Pur-beta, with protein MADGDSGSERGGGGPGGFQPASRGGGEQETQELASKRLDIQNKRFYLDVKQNAKGRFLKIAEVGAGGSKSRLTLSMAVAAEFRDYLGDFIEHYAQLGPSSPEQVAAAAGAEEGGGPRRALKSEFLVRENRKYYLDLKENQRGRFLRIRQTVNRGGGGPGPGGLQSGQTIALPAQGLIEFRDALAKLIDDYGGEDDELAGGPGGGAGGPGGGLYGELPEGTSITVDSKRFFFDVGCNKYGVFLRVSEVKPSYRNAITVPFKAWGKFGGAFCRYADEMKEIQERQRDKLYERRGGDESEGEEVDED; from the coding sequence ATGGCGGACGGCGACAGCGGCAGCGAGCGCGGCGGTGGCGGGCCCGGCGGCTTCCAGCCCGCGTCCCGCGGCGGCGGcgagcaggagacgcaggagctGGCCTCGAAGCGGCTGGACATCCAGAACAAACGCTTCTACCTAGATGTGAAGCAGAACGCCAAAGGCCGCTTCCTCAAGATCGCCGAGGTGGGCGCGGGCGGCTCCAAGAGCCGCCTCACGCTGTCCATGGCGGTGGCCGCCGAATTCCGTGACTACCTGGGCGACTTCATCGAGCATTACGCGCAGCTGGGCCCCAGCAGCCCGGAGcaagtggcggcggcggcgggcgccgAGGAGGGCGGTGGGCCGCGGCGCGCGCTCAAGAGCGAGTTCCTGGTGCGCGAGAACCGCAAGTACTACCTGGACCTCAAGGAGAACCAGCGCGGCCGCTTCCTGCGCATCCGTCAGACGGTCAACCGCGGCGGCGGTGGCCCCGGACCCGGCGGCCTGCAGAGCGGCCAGACCATTGCGCTACCCGCGCAGGGCCTCATAGAGTTCCGCGACGCGTTGGCCAAGCTCATCGACGACTACGGCGGCGAGGACGACGAGCTGGCGGGTGGCCCGGGCGGCGGCGCCGGAGGCCCTGGGGGCGGCCTGTACGGGGAGCTCCCGGAAGGCACTTCCATCACGGTGGACTCCAAGCGTTTCTTCTTCGACGTGGGCTGTAACAAGTACGGAGTGTTCCTGCGCGTGAGCGAGGTGAAGCCGTCCTACCGCAACGCCATCACGGTCCCTTTCAAGGCCTGGGGCAAGTTCGGGGGCGCGTTTTGCCGGTATGCGGATGAGATGAAAGAGATCCAGGAGCGGCAGAGGGATAAGCTTTATGAGCGACGCGGCGGGGACGAGtcagagggagaggaggtggatgAGGATTGA